In Mytilus edulis chromosome 4, xbMytEdul2.2, whole genome shotgun sequence, the following proteins share a genomic window:
- the LOC139519848 gene encoding WD repeat-containing protein 87-like isoform X1 — protein MCDSARVDKFEMSDHQFEMKFDDMVVDQDYQDEEIFSQSAQKDQDLESDIDMIDEEIQRKNERIIQLELMLEEKQDWFNLKTQMVKKLEGELNYVHARHPERFTFDDTGTSLVPKSLEQTLKDLEREEREETFRTTYMPVYHRETEVFRKRGKYPTNVPYFNEVSMASEFLKKKYLEAFGECFSFDYKKKSFPLKPDPIPRKHIRPSHSLFIQREGNRKYLVSGHLGETELLPDITEACDLERFSEIPANESLTGLDDLKVTYAIENLTRTKNSQYDEDCDWKDMTSINIAYELKLDKQVNFDENQTRKKSGESTTKKPGIITNEPVEKNWWQGGDTFNMWRTRPKLGRPTSPRPYNDKNQADHDNDVELINGNNQFNTVSGTTKNPPTETSKEHVLKKSLSMESVFEGDGTKMRPSFKWQMGDECVSLEKYIHVYTRNPEDLYEAVKKRAIEKEEEEDYEENELYHREIKASLIGIDETKIKSNLRILDNFIREEEEKEKAKSTPKQVNSDNADEAIDGTLNEKIRAEEETKVLQPDQTGSYEDIHGTDEVGYEKKMNTTFDIIEEIKASLIGFDKNKIKSNLRILDNLIREEEEKEKAKSELKQVHTENVDQAAVDVTGNDKIKDEKEKIVLLPDKTGICYEDTDSTKEVGYEKKINTCFDIIFEKPKKIMSKPKLSSENRKPANLMPNVLDQNIKRNENKEDVKLEEKKTNTSFDIMFDKPKKHTSKPKLSSEKRKTFNLMSNVTEPNIKSNENIEDVKLKEKKVNTSFDIMFDCPKKKRTKPKLTSAGRKANYQLKHYIDEKTDKSHDNEQKEDATTAVNQIAVEKEEHALKKNVSFDVFFESQKKLKPKPKLNVINRKQEKERNYNSDDNEIRKEENHEKLPIVPSKTTVVNLSNGEKLGEKFTNGKLRGKFTSDVIRKDNNEIRFRFSFLHGTTTIPSRIPLMVRLFNGENTSLTRLNNERPRVNSARSIHVSVLKVTNTNRATTTGSLAVRSFAESNTSVRRGTDLKINSTRNAKSPNDDSRLLRKRERCTKLPRITRKSRIPVRIKGYVWNTFEREDKRKIDEGRRLLAPLSRIPILKDKIRRPSDCILPRLDPNEHLPKISHYSCSKREQAKLPEANRNLGSPNLVSICEKGERICPESTSEFLQLPSIPTQNAMVKTSHPASTSGLTRHTQIHGRKDYLDENKIVSPSVMATLPPIIGRSDTYINRPFSASGFAKLPPINSTNKTIEMDRPRSSARLSPLFTAFENTEHRPLSACGSPKLPPIIDGNTIEMRPTSSVSGYTLLPPIQSYKRGSVEDERVSAEQSNRSKGS, from the exons atgTGCGATAGTGCACGAGTAGACAAGTTTGAAATGTCAGACCACCAGTTTGAGATGAAGTTTGACGATATGGTAGTAGACCAAGACTACCAGGACGAAGAAATATTTTCtca GTCAGCACAGAAAGACCAAGATCTTGAGTCAGACATTGATATGATTGATGAAGAAATTCAAAGAAAGAATGAAAGAATTATTCAATTGGAATTAATGCTAGAGGAAAAGCAAGACTGGTTCAATCTGAAGACACAAATGGTAAAGAAGCTTGAAGGAGAACTCAATTATGTCCATGCACGCCACCCAGAGCGTTTTACCTTCGATGACACCGGAACAAGCTTGGTACCTAAGTCATTGGAACAAACATTGAAAGATCTGGAGCGCGAAGAGAGAGAAGAAACATTCCGTACAACGTACATGCCCGTTTATCACAGAGAAACGGAAGTATTCCGTAAACGAGGCAAATACCCAACTAATGTCCCGTATTTTAATGAAGTATCCATGGCATCAGaatttttaaagaagaaatatttagAGGCGTTTGGCGAGTGTTTTTCTTTCGATTACAAAAAGAAGTCTTTTCCATTAAAACCAGATCCTATCCCTCGTAAACACATCAGACCATCTCATTCGTTGTTTATACAACGAGAGGGTAACAGGAAATACTTGGTTTCCGGTCATCTTGGTGAGACAGAGCTACTTCCAGATATCACAGAGGCATGTGATCTGGAAAGGTTTTCCGAAATTCCAGCAAACGAGTCTTTAACCGGGTTGGATGATTTAAAAGTTACGTATGCAATAGAAAATTTAACCAGGACCAAGAATAGTCAATATGATGAAGATTGCGACTGGAAAGACATGACATCGATAAACATTGCCTATGAACTCAAACTTGATAAACAAGTCAACTTTGATGAGAACCAGACAAGAAAGAAGAGTGGTGAGAGTACCACTAAAAAACCAGGTATTATAACAAATGAACCAGTTGAGAAGAACTGGTGGCAAGGTGGAGATACTTTTAATATGTGGAGGACAAGACCAAAGCTTGGACGTCCAACATCACCACGCCCATATAATGATAAAAATCAAGCAGACCATGATAATGATGTAGAATTGATAAATGGAAATAATCAATTCAATACTGTGAGTGGAACAACCAAAAACCCTCCAACTGAAACATCGAAAGAACATGTACTCAAGAAATCTTTAAGTATGGAATCCGTATTTGAAGGAGATGGAACAAAAATGCGCCCAAGTTTTAAATGGCAAATGGGAGACGAATGTGTTTCTTTAGAAAAGTATATTCATGTGTACACCAGAAATCCAGAAGATTTGTACGAAGCTGTCAAAAAACGGGCTATTGaaaaagaggaagaagaagaCTACGAGGAAAACGAATTGTATCATAGAGAAATCAAAGCTAGTCTAATCGGTATAGATGAAACTAAAATTaagtcaaatttaagaattttagataattttattagagaagaagaagaaaaagaaaaagctaAATCAACACCGAAACAAGTCAACTCTGATAATGCTGATGAGGCAATAGATGGTACCCTTAATGAAAAAATAAGAGCCGAGGAGGAAACGAAAGTTCTTCAACCAGACCAAACCGGAAGTTATGAGGATATACACGGTACAGATGAAGTCGGTTATGAGAAGAAAATGAATACTACCTTTGACATAATTGAAGAAATCAAAGCTAGTCTAATTGGTttcgataaaaataaaattaagtcaAATTTGAGAATTTTGGATAATTTGATaagagaagaagaagaaaaagaaaaagctaAATCAGAACTGAAACAAGTCCACACTGAGAATGTTGACCAGGCCGCCGTAGATGTTACcggaaatgataaaataaaagacgAGAAGGAAAAGATAGTTCTGCTACCAGACAAAACCGGAATTTGTTATGAGGATACAGACAGTACAAAGGAAGTCGGTTATGAGAAGAAAATTAATACgtgttttgatataatttttgaaaaaccaaagaaaataatGTCTAAACCTAAACTCTCCTCCGAAAACAGAAAACCCGCCAATCTGATGCCTAACGTATTAGACCAAAATATTAAGAGGAATGAAAACAAAGAAGATGTAAAACTGGAGGAAAAGAAAACTAATACTAGTTTTGACATTATGTTTGACAAACCAAAGAAACATACTTCTAAACCCAAACTATCCTCGGAAAAAAGAAAAACCTTCAATCTGATGTCGAACGTCACAGAACCGAATATTAAGAGCAATGAAAATATTGAAGATGTTAAACTGAAGGAAAAGAAAGTCAATACTAGTTTTGACATTATGTTTGACTGTCCAAAGAAAAAAAGGACTAAACCGAAACTCACTTCTGCTGGAAGAAAGGCAAATTATCAATTGAAACATTATATCGATGAAAAGACAGATAAAAGTCATGATAACGAACAAAAAGAAGATGCAACAACTGCAGTCAATCAAATTGCTGTTGAAAAAGAAGAGCATGCATTAAAGAAAAATGTTAGTTTTGATGTCTTTTTCGAGAGTCAAAAGAAACTGAAACCTAAACCAAAGCTAAACGTTATCAATAGAAAGCAGGAAAAGGAAAGAAATTACAACAGTGATGATAACGAGATCCGAAAAGAAGAGAATCATGAGAAATTGCCTATAGTACCTAGTAAAACAACTGTGGTAAACCTTTCAAATGGAGAAAAACTCGGAGAAAAGTTTACAAATGGAAAACTCAGAGGAAAGTTTACCAGTGACGTCATCAGGAAAGATAACAATGAAATCAGGTTCAGATTTTCATTCCTTCATGGTACCACAACCATCCCAAGCAGAATCCCATTAATGGTCAGGTTATTCAATGGAGAAAACACGTCTTTAACAAGACTAAACAATGAAAGGCCACGCGTTAATTCAGCCAGAAGTATTCATGTCAGTGTATTGAAGGTTACGAACACAAACAGGGCAACAACGACAGGTTCTTTAGCTGTAAGATCATTCGCGGAGAGCAACACATCAGTAAGACGAGGAACTGATCTCAAAATCAATAGCACAAGAAATGCTAAAAGTCCAAACGATGATAGTAGATTGCTAAGAAAGAGAGAAAGATGTACAAAATTGCCAAGAATCACAAGAAAATCCAGAATACCGGTCCGAATAAAGGGCTATGTTTGGAATACTTTTGAGAGGGAAGACAAGCGAAAAATAGATGAAGGTAGACGCTTACTTGCACCTTTAAGCAGGATTccaattttaaaagataaaatacgTCGTCCAAGTGACTGTATTTTACCAAGGCTCGACCCGAATGAACATTTACCCAAAATATCTCATTATAGTTGTTCAAAGAGAGAACAAGCTAAACTTCCAGAAGCAAATCGAAATCTTGGTTCTCCTAATCTCGTGAGCATATGCGAGAAAGGCGAAAGAATTTGTCCAGAATCAACATCAGAATTCTTGCAGCTACCGTCAATACCTACCCAGAATGCAATGGTAAAAACAAGTCATCCTGCATCAACATCAGGATTAACTCGTCACACGCAGATACATGGGAGAAAGGATTACTTagatgaaaacaaaatagtatcgCCTTCTGTTATGGCAACGTTACCACCAATAATCGGCAGAAGTGACACGTATATAAACCGGCCCTTTTCAGCATCTGGATTTGCAAAACTTCCTCCAATAAATAGCACAAACAAAACAATAGAAATGGATCGTCCGAGGTCGTCTGCTAGGTTATCGCCATTGTTTACCGCATTTGAGAATACAGAACATAGACCATTATCGGCATGTGGATCACCAAAACTTCCACCAATTATAGATGGAAATACCATCGAAATGAGGCCTACGTCATCAGTATCTGGTTATACGCTACTCCCACCGATACAAAGTTATAAGCGAGGCTCAGTTGAAGACGAAAGAGTATCAGCCGAACAATCAAACCGATCGAAAGGAAGCTGA
- the LOC139519848 gene encoding uncharacterized protein isoform X2 — protein sequence MIDEEIQRKNERIIQLELMLEEKQDWFNLKTQMVKKLEGELNYVHARHPERFTFDDTGTSLVPKSLEQTLKDLEREEREETFRTTYMPVYHRETEVFRKRGKYPTNVPYFNEVSMASEFLKKKYLEAFGECFSFDYKKKSFPLKPDPIPRKHIRPSHSLFIQREGNRKYLVSGHLGETELLPDITEACDLERFSEIPANESLTGLDDLKVTYAIENLTRTKNSQYDEDCDWKDMTSINIAYELKLDKQVNFDENQTRKKSGESTTKKPGIITNEPVEKNWWQGGDTFNMWRTRPKLGRPTSPRPYNDKNQADHDNDVELINGNNQFNTVSGTTKNPPTETSKEHVLKKSLSMESVFEGDGTKMRPSFKWQMGDECVSLEKYIHVYTRNPEDLYEAVKKRAIEKEEEEDYEENELYHREIKASLIGIDETKIKSNLRILDNFIREEEEKEKAKSTPKQVNSDNADEAIDGTLNEKIRAEEETKVLQPDQTGSYEDIHGTDEVGYEKKMNTTFDIIEEIKASLIGFDKNKIKSNLRILDNLIREEEEKEKAKSELKQVHTENVDQAAVDVTGNDKIKDEKEKIVLLPDKTGICYEDTDSTKEVGYEKKINTCFDIIFEKPKKIMSKPKLSSENRKPANLMPNVLDQNIKRNENKEDVKLEEKKTNTSFDIMFDKPKKHTSKPKLSSEKRKTFNLMSNVTEPNIKSNENIEDVKLKEKKVNTSFDIMFDCPKKKRTKPKLTSAGRKANYQLKHYIDEKTDKSHDNEQKEDATTAVNQIAVEKEEHALKKNVSFDVFFESQKKLKPKPKLNVINRKQEKERNYNSDDNEIRKEENHEKLPIVPSKTTVVNLSNGEKLGEKFTNGKLRGKFTSDVIRKDNNEIRFRFSFLHGTTTIPSRIPLMVRLFNGENTSLTRLNNERPRVNSARSIHVSVLKVTNTNRATTTGSLAVRSFAESNTSVRRGTDLKINSTRNAKSPNDDSRLLRKRERCTKLPRITRKSRIPVRIKGYVWNTFEREDKRKIDEGRRLLAPLSRIPILKDKIRRPSDCILPRLDPNEHLPKISHYSCSKREQAKLPEANRNLGSPNLVSICEKGERICPESTSEFLQLPSIPTQNAMVKTSHPASTSGLTRHTQIHGRKDYLDENKIVSPSVMATLPPIIGRSDTYINRPFSASGFAKLPPINSTNKTIEMDRPRSSARLSPLFTAFENTEHRPLSACGSPKLPPIIDGNTIEMRPTSSVSGYTLLPPIQSYKRGSVEDERVSAEQSNRSKGS from the coding sequence ATGATTGATGAAGAAATTCAAAGAAAGAATGAAAGAATTATTCAATTGGAATTAATGCTAGAGGAAAAGCAAGACTGGTTCAATCTGAAGACACAAATGGTAAAGAAGCTTGAAGGAGAACTCAATTATGTCCATGCACGCCACCCAGAGCGTTTTACCTTCGATGACACCGGAACAAGCTTGGTACCTAAGTCATTGGAACAAACATTGAAAGATCTGGAGCGCGAAGAGAGAGAAGAAACATTCCGTACAACGTACATGCCCGTTTATCACAGAGAAACGGAAGTATTCCGTAAACGAGGCAAATACCCAACTAATGTCCCGTATTTTAATGAAGTATCCATGGCATCAGaatttttaaagaagaaatatttagAGGCGTTTGGCGAGTGTTTTTCTTTCGATTACAAAAAGAAGTCTTTTCCATTAAAACCAGATCCTATCCCTCGTAAACACATCAGACCATCTCATTCGTTGTTTATACAACGAGAGGGTAACAGGAAATACTTGGTTTCCGGTCATCTTGGTGAGACAGAGCTACTTCCAGATATCACAGAGGCATGTGATCTGGAAAGGTTTTCCGAAATTCCAGCAAACGAGTCTTTAACCGGGTTGGATGATTTAAAAGTTACGTATGCAATAGAAAATTTAACCAGGACCAAGAATAGTCAATATGATGAAGATTGCGACTGGAAAGACATGACATCGATAAACATTGCCTATGAACTCAAACTTGATAAACAAGTCAACTTTGATGAGAACCAGACAAGAAAGAAGAGTGGTGAGAGTACCACTAAAAAACCAGGTATTATAACAAATGAACCAGTTGAGAAGAACTGGTGGCAAGGTGGAGATACTTTTAATATGTGGAGGACAAGACCAAAGCTTGGACGTCCAACATCACCACGCCCATATAATGATAAAAATCAAGCAGACCATGATAATGATGTAGAATTGATAAATGGAAATAATCAATTCAATACTGTGAGTGGAACAACCAAAAACCCTCCAACTGAAACATCGAAAGAACATGTACTCAAGAAATCTTTAAGTATGGAATCCGTATTTGAAGGAGATGGAACAAAAATGCGCCCAAGTTTTAAATGGCAAATGGGAGACGAATGTGTTTCTTTAGAAAAGTATATTCATGTGTACACCAGAAATCCAGAAGATTTGTACGAAGCTGTCAAAAAACGGGCTATTGaaaaagaggaagaagaagaCTACGAGGAAAACGAATTGTATCATAGAGAAATCAAAGCTAGTCTAATCGGTATAGATGAAACTAAAATTaagtcaaatttaagaattttagataattttattagagaagaagaagaaaaagaaaaagctaAATCAACACCGAAACAAGTCAACTCTGATAATGCTGATGAGGCAATAGATGGTACCCTTAATGAAAAAATAAGAGCCGAGGAGGAAACGAAAGTTCTTCAACCAGACCAAACCGGAAGTTATGAGGATATACACGGTACAGATGAAGTCGGTTATGAGAAGAAAATGAATACTACCTTTGACATAATTGAAGAAATCAAAGCTAGTCTAATTGGTttcgataaaaataaaattaagtcaAATTTGAGAATTTTGGATAATTTGATaagagaagaagaagaaaaagaaaaagctaAATCAGAACTGAAACAAGTCCACACTGAGAATGTTGACCAGGCCGCCGTAGATGTTACcggaaatgataaaataaaagacgAGAAGGAAAAGATAGTTCTGCTACCAGACAAAACCGGAATTTGTTATGAGGATACAGACAGTACAAAGGAAGTCGGTTATGAGAAGAAAATTAATACgtgttttgatataatttttgaaaaaccaaagaaaataatGTCTAAACCTAAACTCTCCTCCGAAAACAGAAAACCCGCCAATCTGATGCCTAACGTATTAGACCAAAATATTAAGAGGAATGAAAACAAAGAAGATGTAAAACTGGAGGAAAAGAAAACTAATACTAGTTTTGACATTATGTTTGACAAACCAAAGAAACATACTTCTAAACCCAAACTATCCTCGGAAAAAAGAAAAACCTTCAATCTGATGTCGAACGTCACAGAACCGAATATTAAGAGCAATGAAAATATTGAAGATGTTAAACTGAAGGAAAAGAAAGTCAATACTAGTTTTGACATTATGTTTGACTGTCCAAAGAAAAAAAGGACTAAACCGAAACTCACTTCTGCTGGAAGAAAGGCAAATTATCAATTGAAACATTATATCGATGAAAAGACAGATAAAAGTCATGATAACGAACAAAAAGAAGATGCAACAACTGCAGTCAATCAAATTGCTGTTGAAAAAGAAGAGCATGCATTAAAGAAAAATGTTAGTTTTGATGTCTTTTTCGAGAGTCAAAAGAAACTGAAACCTAAACCAAAGCTAAACGTTATCAATAGAAAGCAGGAAAAGGAAAGAAATTACAACAGTGATGATAACGAGATCCGAAAAGAAGAGAATCATGAGAAATTGCCTATAGTACCTAGTAAAACAACTGTGGTAAACCTTTCAAATGGAGAAAAACTCGGAGAAAAGTTTACAAATGGAAAACTCAGAGGAAAGTTTACCAGTGACGTCATCAGGAAAGATAACAATGAAATCAGGTTCAGATTTTCATTCCTTCATGGTACCACAACCATCCCAAGCAGAATCCCATTAATGGTCAGGTTATTCAATGGAGAAAACACGTCTTTAACAAGACTAAACAATGAAAGGCCACGCGTTAATTCAGCCAGAAGTATTCATGTCAGTGTATTGAAGGTTACGAACACAAACAGGGCAACAACGACAGGTTCTTTAGCTGTAAGATCATTCGCGGAGAGCAACACATCAGTAAGACGAGGAACTGATCTCAAAATCAATAGCACAAGAAATGCTAAAAGTCCAAACGATGATAGTAGATTGCTAAGAAAGAGAGAAAGATGTACAAAATTGCCAAGAATCACAAGAAAATCCAGAATACCGGTCCGAATAAAGGGCTATGTTTGGAATACTTTTGAGAGGGAAGACAAGCGAAAAATAGATGAAGGTAGACGCTTACTTGCACCTTTAAGCAGGATTccaattttaaaagataaaatacgTCGTCCAAGTGACTGTATTTTACCAAGGCTCGACCCGAATGAACATTTACCCAAAATATCTCATTATAGTTGTTCAAAGAGAGAACAAGCTAAACTTCCAGAAGCAAATCGAAATCTTGGTTCTCCTAATCTCGTGAGCATATGCGAGAAAGGCGAAAGAATTTGTCCAGAATCAACATCAGAATTCTTGCAGCTACCGTCAATACCTACCCAGAATGCAATGGTAAAAACAAGTCATCCTGCATCAACATCAGGATTAACTCGTCACACGCAGATACATGGGAGAAAGGATTACTTagatgaaaacaaaatagtatcgCCTTCTGTTATGGCAACGTTACCACCAATAATCGGCAGAAGTGACACGTATATAAACCGGCCCTTTTCAGCATCTGGATTTGCAAAACTTCCTCCAATAAATAGCACAAACAAAACAATAGAAATGGATCGTCCGAGGTCGTCTGCTAGGTTATCGCCATTGTTTACCGCATTTGAGAATACAGAACATAGACCATTATCGGCATGTGGATCACCAAAACTTCCACCAATTATAGATGGAAATACCATCGAAATGAGGCCTACGTCATCAGTATCTGGTTATACGCTACTCCCACCGATACAAAGTTATAAGCGAGGCTCAGTTGAAGACGAAAGAGTATCAGCCGAACAATCAAACCGATCGAAAGGAAGCTGA